From the Amycolatopsis thermoflava N1165 genome, one window contains:
- a CDS encoding ABC transporter ATP-binding protein yields MLSLRGVRKSYGGTPALRPVDVELAAGELVVLTGPSGSGKSTLLMIAGGWETPDGGEVVPHPPLPDLPVERMSWQDLGFVPQSISLFEELTLADNLALARGSAGGWELLEALELGHLAERRPGEVSRGEQQRAAVARALVASPALVIADEPTSHQDHRRAQLVLGLLRAAADRGAAVLIASHDPAVVSRADREIRLGAGAVTRG; encoded by the coding sequence GTGCTGAGCCTGCGCGGGGTGCGCAAGAGCTACGGCGGCACGCCGGCGCTGCGGCCCGTGGACGTCGAACTCGCGGCGGGGGAGCTGGTCGTGCTGACCGGGCCGTCCGGGTCGGGCAAGAGCACGCTGCTGATGATCGCCGGCGGGTGGGAGACCCCGGACGGCGGCGAGGTGGTGCCGCACCCGCCGCTGCCGGACCTGCCGGTGGAGCGGATGTCGTGGCAGGACCTGGGGTTCGTGCCGCAGTCGATCAGCCTGTTCGAGGAGCTCACGCTCGCCGACAACCTCGCGCTGGCCCGCGGCAGTGCCGGTGGCTGGGAGCTGCTCGAGGCGCTGGAGCTGGGACACCTCGCCGAGCGGCGCCCCGGCGAGGTGTCCCGCGGCGAGCAGCAGCGGGCGGCGGTGGCCAGGGCGCTGGTCGCCTCCCCGGCGCTGGTGATCGCCGACGAGCCCACCTCGCACCAGGACCACCGCCGGGCCCAGCTCGTGCTCGGCCTGCTGCGGGCGGCGGCCGACCGGGGTGCGGCGGTGCTGATCGCCAGCCACGACCCGGCCGTGGTCTCCCGCGCGGACCGGGAGATCCGGCTCGGCGCCGGGGCAGTCACGCGCGGATGA
- a CDS encoding MFS transporter: MPDRVLPSSPGPAAGKTPSPTADNAPRLAVSKTPSPTADNAPRLAVSKTPSPTAGNAPSPTADNTPRLTVSKTPDPTADNTPDPAAGIALDPATGRPAGRAQALVLLFASCLSVLGSVLLAPVLPSIQQAFAGTPGVAALTPVLLTVPALVIGLTATVAGRIVDRLGRKRLLVGALVVYAVVGTAPLWLGSLHLILVSRVLVGLTEAAVMTCCTTLLADYFAGPRRNHYFGLQTVFTAVAATIFLAVGGLLGAHSWRTPFWLYAVSLPLAFLAARHIWQPRRTTAAALPPLPWRRLLTPVGVTLIGGLVFYVLIVELSYVLDGIGVKSSSTIGFVSATASLATAVAAWSFAKVARFGPRVTIPAAFVLSGLGLLGLGLAESLPVAVAGAVVAGLGNGLLLPALLTWALGSLTFEQRGRGTGVWTSALFIGQFVCPLVVLGLSGVLTGLSSALLVVGAVAVLVAVGTRFIRA; this comes from the coding sequence GTGCCGGACCGTGTCCTGCCCTCCTCGCCCGGCCCCGCCGCCGGCAAAACCCCAAGCCCCACCGCCGACAACGCCCCACGCCTCGCCGTCAGCAAAACCCCAAGCCCCACCGCCGACAACGCCCCACGCCTCGCCGTCAGCAAAACCCCAAGCCCCACCGCCGGCAACGCCCCAAGCCCCACCGCCGACAACACCCCACGCCTCACCGTCAGCAAAACCCCAGACCCCACCGCCGACAACACCCCAGACCCCGCCGCCGGGATCGCCCTCGACCCCGCCACCGGGCGGCCCGCCGGGCGCGCTCAGGCTCTCGTCCTGCTGTTCGCCAGCTGTCTGTCCGTCCTGGGCTCGGTCCTGCTCGCCCCCGTGCTGCCCAGCATCCAGCAGGCGTTCGCAGGCACGCCCGGCGTCGCGGCGCTCACCCCGGTCCTGCTGACCGTGCCCGCGCTCGTCATCGGTCTCACCGCGACCGTCGCCGGGCGGATCGTGGATCGCTTGGGCCGCAAGCGTCTCCTGGTCGGCGCGCTCGTCGTCTACGCGGTCGTCGGCACCGCGCCGCTGTGGCTGGGCTCCCTGCACCTCATCCTGGTCAGCCGGGTCCTCGTCGGCCTGACCGAGGCCGCCGTCATGACCTGCTGCACCACGCTGCTCGCCGACTACTTCGCAGGCCCGCGACGCAACCACTACTTCGGACTGCAGACCGTGTTCACCGCCGTGGCCGCGACCATTTTCCTCGCCGTCGGCGGCCTGCTCGGCGCGCACAGCTGGCGGACCCCGTTCTGGCTGTACGCGGTGAGCCTGCCGCTGGCGTTCCTCGCCGCGCGCCACATCTGGCAGCCCCGGCGGACCACCGCCGCCGCGCTGCCGCCGCTGCCGTGGCGCCGCCTCCTCACGCCGGTCGGGGTCACGCTCATCGGCGGCCTGGTGTTCTACGTGCTGATCGTCGAACTGTCCTATGTACTCGACGGGATCGGCGTGAAGTCCAGCAGCACCATCGGTTTCGTGAGCGCGACCGCCTCGCTGGCCACGGCCGTCGCGGCGTGGTCGTTCGCGAAGGTGGCGCGGTTCGGGCCGCGGGTGACCATCCCGGCCGCGTTCGTCCTTTCCGGACTCGGCCTCCTCGGGCTGGGCCTCGCCGAGTCGCTGCCGGTCGCGGTCGCCGGCGCCGTGGTGGCCGGCCTGGGCAACGGGTTGCTGCTGCCTGCCCTGCTGACCTGGGCGCTGGGGTCGCTGACGTTCGAGCAGCGCGGCCGCGGCACCGGTGTGTGGACCTCGGCGTTGTTCATCGGCCAGTTCGTGTGCCCGCTGGTGGTTCTGGGGCTGTCGGGTGTCCTCACCGGACTGTCCTCGGCGCTGCTGGTGGTCGGCGCGGTCGCGGTGCTCGTCGCGGTCGGGACGCGCTTCATCCGCGCGTGA
- a CDS encoding AraC family transcriptional regulator: protein MGNGHVTFTTSDPDEARDMLTRLYLPLELLPERGELAMRLDATAHTALTIGLISFGPRIRVRCPPNAHYHVVLPLAGRARYHSGDGPAVVSEPGTATVFAPEAPAELDWAPGTEQLCVMLDGREVERELRQLLGRDVGPRLAFAARMDLSRGPARTWVEALMLLTRAARQESELLSHPLAARRLEQIVFDALLTGQPHNYSDQLTTGAASPGRSAVRCAVDLVQAYPDREWTTGRLAAAVSVSARALTNGFRAETGMTPMAYLQNVRLDRAHQDLLDTDPSRTTVTHVAGRWGFTHLGRFAAAYRARYEEPPSRTLRRRTW from the coding sequence GTGGGCAACGGACACGTCACCTTCACCACCAGCGATCCGGACGAGGCGCGGGACATGCTCACCCGGCTGTACCTGCCCCTCGAACTGCTGCCGGAGCGGGGCGAACTGGCGATGCGGCTGGACGCGACGGCGCACACCGCGCTGACGATCGGGTTGATCAGCTTCGGGCCGCGGATCCGGGTGCGGTGCCCGCCGAACGCGCACTACCACGTCGTGCTCCCGCTGGCGGGTCGGGCGCGGTACCACTCCGGCGACGGGCCGGCGGTGGTCAGCGAGCCCGGGACGGCGACGGTGTTCGCGCCGGAGGCGCCCGCGGAGCTGGACTGGGCGCCCGGGACCGAGCAGCTGTGCGTGATGCTCGACGGGCGGGAGGTCGAGCGCGAACTGCGGCAGCTCCTCGGCCGCGACGTGGGCCCGCGGCTGGCCTTCGCCGCGCGGATGGACCTGAGCCGCGGCCCGGCGCGCACCTGGGTCGAGGCGCTCATGCTGCTGACCCGGGCCGCGCGGCAGGAGAGCGAACTGCTGAGCCATCCGCTCGCGGCGCGCCGGCTGGAGCAGATCGTGTTCGACGCGCTGCTGACCGGGCAGCCGCACAACTACAGCGACCAGCTGACCACCGGGGCCGCCTCGCCCGGCCGGTCGGCCGTGCGCTGCGCGGTGGACCTGGTGCAGGCCTACCCGGACCGGGAGTGGACCACCGGGCGGCTCGCCGCCGCGGTGTCGGTGTCGGCGCGCGCGCTGACCAACGGGTTCCGCGCGGAGACCGGGATGACGCCGATGGCGTACCTGCAGAACGTGCGGCTGGACCGGGCGCACCAGGACCTGCTGGACACGGACCCGTCCCGGACGACCGTCACGCACGTCGCGGGCCGCTGGGGATTCACCCACCTCGGCCGGTTCGCGGCCGCTTACCGGGCCCGGTACGAGGAGCCGCCGTCCCGCACCCTCCGGCGCCGCACGTGGTGA
- a CDS encoding LLM class flavin-dependent oxidoreductase: MQIPSLGRVGVYLPVPFTDPPAPRELPAAAVRLADAGYGTIWTNEFPGKDALVQLAVLLEATERVVFGTGVANIWTRDARTAAAAAEFLHRAHPGRLVLGLGVGYPQQAADTGREYGDPLATMRDYVDRMGPAEYPRILAANGPKMLALAGELADGAMPAMLPPEATALARRVLGPGKLLVAGLAVMPGASRAEAVARVTGTLGQPWFARAVARAGYPADADHLVDAFVAYGEPDAIAVKVREHLAAGADHVALLPQSGSDFATDVEVLARLAPAAGQPV, encoded by the coding sequence GTGCAGATCCCATCGCTGGGCCGGGTCGGGGTGTACCTGCCGGTCCCGTTCACCGATCCGCCCGCGCCGCGGGAGCTGCCCGCGGCCGCCGTCCGGCTGGCCGACGCCGGCTACGGCACGATCTGGACCAACGAGTTCCCCGGCAAGGACGCGCTGGTGCAACTGGCCGTGCTGCTGGAGGCCACCGAGCGGGTTGTGTTCGGGACCGGTGTCGCCAACATCTGGACCCGGGACGCGCGGACGGCCGCGGCCGCCGCGGAGTTCCTGCACCGGGCCCACCCTGGGCGGCTCGTGCTCGGGCTGGGCGTCGGCTACCCGCAGCAGGCGGCTGACACCGGTCGCGAGTACGGCGACCCGCTGGCCACGATGCGCGACTACGTGGACCGGATGGGCCCTGCGGAGTACCCGCGCATCCTGGCGGCCAACGGCCCGAAGATGCTGGCGCTGGCGGGGGAGCTGGCCGACGGCGCGATGCCCGCCATGCTGCCGCCCGAAGCGACCGCGCTGGCCCGGCGCGTGCTCGGCCCGGGCAAGCTGCTGGTCGCCGGGCTGGCCGTGATGCCCGGCGCGAGCCGAGCGGAGGCCGTCGCGCGGGTGACGGGCACGCTCGGGCAGCCGTGGTTCGCCCGCGCCGTCGCGCGGGCCGGATATCCCGCGGACGCGGACCACCTGGTGGACGCGTTCGTGGCGTACGGCGAACCGGACGCGATCGCGGTGAAGGTGCGGGAGCACTTGGCCGCAGGCGCGGACCACGTCGCGCTGCTGCCCCAGTCCGGGAGCGACTTCGCCACCGACGTGGAGGTGCTGGCGCGGCTCGCGCCCGCGGCCGGTCAGCCCGTCTGA
- a CDS encoding LysR family transcriptional regulator has translation MAEHADLDLRLVRYFVAVAEHGHFGRAAADLHITQPSLSRQIRGLERQLGARLLDRSPRGTRLTEAGEVFLPLAKDLLRSAARAAGRTRAAARPARITIGHAVNILVTPAVREMRRRHPEAEVRTRHVGWHEVPAALLDHRVDAAVARLPFPTGGLHVTVLHDEPRVLLLSRDHRLAGKESVRLDDIADEPLPRVPGDAEWNAFWRVDPRPGGRPAPDGPVIGAVEDKVELVAGGQAIAIVPASAGLTGLRPDLTTVPLEDVEPSHVVLATRADDRSRLVAAFRRIAQAQLTGA, from the coding sequence ATGGCCGAGCACGCCGACCTGGACCTGCGACTGGTGCGGTACTTCGTGGCCGTGGCCGAGCACGGCCACTTCGGTCGCGCCGCGGCGGACCTGCACATCACCCAGCCCTCGCTGAGCCGCCAGATCCGCGGCCTCGAACGGCAGCTGGGCGCCCGCCTGCTGGACCGCAGCCCGCGCGGCACCCGGCTCACCGAGGCCGGCGAGGTCTTCCTGCCGCTGGCGAAGGACCTGCTGCGCTCGGCCGCCCGCGCAGCCGGCCGCACCCGCGCCGCCGCCCGGCCCGCCCGGATCACCATCGGTCACGCCGTGAACATCCTCGTCACGCCGGCCGTGCGCGAGATGCGGCGCCGTCATCCGGAGGCAGAGGTGCGCACCCGGCACGTGGGCTGGCACGAGGTGCCCGCGGCGCTGCTCGACCACCGGGTGGACGCGGCCGTGGCGCGGCTGCCGTTCCCCACCGGCGGGCTGCACGTCACCGTTCTCCACGACGAGCCGCGGGTGTTGTTGCTGTCGCGCGACCACCGGCTGGCGGGCAAGGAGTCGGTGCGGCTCGACGACATCGCCGACGAACCGCTGCCGCGCGTGCCGGGTGACGCGGAGTGGAACGCCTTCTGGCGGGTCGACCCGCGGCCCGGCGGCAGGCCGGCGCCGGACGGGCCGGTGATCGGCGCGGTCGAGGACAAGGTCGAGCTGGTCGCCGGCGGGCAGGCGATCGCCATCGTGCCGGCAAGCGCCGGGCTGACGGGCCTGCGCCCGGACCTCACCACGGTCCCGCTGGAGGACGTCGAACCGAGCCACGTCGTGCTCGCCACTCGTGCGGACGACCGGAGCCGTCTCGTCGCCGCGTTCCGCAGGATCGCGCAGGCTCAGCTCACCGGCGCGTGA
- a CDS encoding LLM class flavin-dependent oxidoreductase encodes MSRLLRKLGFLTIGLFEEADPRAGHESTLEIIELGEQLGFDSAWVRHRHLQFGISSPVAVLAAASQRTRRIELGTAVIPMGWENPLRLAEDLATVDILSGGRLNPGLSVGPPMHWDQVKDALYPDTADAEDFSHQRVRRLLDAVRGEPVTDFRGTEGFEVFSDRVQPHSPGLGRRLWYGAGSLGSARWAGENGMNLLTSSVVKAEESEDFAETQLSHIRAFRAHHPDGDRARVSQGLVVIPTDSATAAQRAKYAEYAAKRTPRTTAPQGPARMMFAPDLVGTSAEIAGRLHAHAAFREVDEVAFALPFTFEHADYVQILTDIATKLGPELGWSA; translated from the coding sequence GTGTCACGACTGCTGCGGAAGCTGGGCTTCCTCACCATCGGCCTGTTCGAGGAGGCCGACCCGCGCGCCGGCCACGAGAGCACGCTGGAGATCATCGAGCTGGGCGAGCAGCTCGGCTTCGACAGCGCCTGGGTGCGGCACCGGCACCTGCAGTTCGGCATCTCCTCGCCGGTCGCGGTCCTCGCGGCCGCCTCGCAGCGCACGCGGCGCATCGAGCTGGGCACCGCGGTCATCCCGATGGGCTGGGAGAACCCGCTCCGCCTCGCCGAGGACCTCGCCACCGTCGACATCCTCTCCGGGGGCCGCCTCAACCCGGGCCTGTCGGTCGGCCCGCCGATGCACTGGGACCAGGTCAAGGACGCGCTCTACCCGGACACCGCGGACGCCGAGGACTTCAGCCACCAGCGCGTCCGCCGTCTCCTGGACGCGGTCCGCGGCGAGCCCGTCACCGATTTCCGCGGCACCGAGGGCTTCGAGGTCTTCTCCGACCGCGTCCAGCCGCACTCCCCCGGCCTCGGCCGCCGCCTCTGGTACGGCGCGGGCAGCCTCGGCTCGGCGCGCTGGGCGGGCGAGAACGGGATGAACCTGCTGACCAGCAGCGTCGTCAAGGCCGAGGAGTCGGAGGACTTCGCCGAGACCCAGCTCTCCCACATCCGGGCTTTCCGCGCCCACCACCCGGACGGCGACCGCGCCCGCGTGTCGCAGGGCCTGGTGGTCATCCCCACCGACTCGGCCACCGCCGCGCAGCGCGCGAAGTACGCCGAGTACGCCGCCAAGCGCACGCCGCGGACCACCGCTCCGCAGGGCCCGGCGCGGATGATGTTCGCCCCCGACCTGGTCGGCACGTCCGCCGAGATCGCCGGACGGCTGCACGCGCACGCCGCGTTCCGGGAGGTCGACGAGGTCGCCTTCGCGCTGCCGTTCACCTTCGAGCACGCCGACTACGTGCAGATCCTGACCGACATCGCGACCAAGCTCGGGCCGGAACTCGGCTGGTCCGCGTGA
- a CDS encoding DUF6292 family protein codes for MFPNPGLDPQSKPARGLRRYIGLVEEELGLSGHGSFVQLDAPLSAYLAIDGHVPAFPDRDVALLWDERYGWSLAVEARCGEDLLVLAYLGGQVAPAPRVVAAFVRRALAGEAAGTPEPEVLPAPDLHDELGAYAPVAEELLAAG; via the coding sequence GTGTTCCCGAACCCGGGTCTCGACCCGCAGAGCAAACCGGCGCGGGGCCTGCGCCGGTACATCGGACTGGTCGAGGAGGAACTCGGCCTGAGCGGGCACGGCTCATTCGTGCAACTGGACGCGCCGCTGAGCGCCTACCTCGCGATCGACGGGCACGTGCCCGCGTTCCCGGACCGCGACGTGGCCCTGCTGTGGGACGAGCGCTACGGCTGGTCACTGGCGGTGGAGGCCCGCTGCGGCGAGGACCTGCTGGTGCTGGCCTACCTGGGCGGCCAGGTGGCGCCCGCGCCGCGGGTGGTGGCCGCCTTCGTGCGCCGCGCGCTGGCCGGTGAGGCGGCGGGCACGCCGGAGCCGGAGGTGCTCCCGGCGCCCGATCTGCACGACGAGCTGGGCGCGTACGCGCCGGTGGCCGAGGAGCTGCTCGCCGCGGGGTAG
- a CDS encoding MerR family transcriptional regulator, producing the protein MGQAADALDVQPAFLRSLDAAEVVQAHRSSGGHRRYSRRQLRLAARVRELFDDGMTLAAAERIVRLEDELAASRAENADLRRRLGEQTESTETERED; encoded by the coding sequence ATGGGGCAGGCGGCAGACGCGCTGGACGTGCAGCCTGCGTTCCTGCGCAGCCTCGACGCCGCCGAAGTCGTCCAGGCGCACCGCTCGTCCGGCGGCCACCGCCGCTACTCGCGCCGCCAGCTGCGGCTGGCCGCTCGGGTCCGCGAGCTGTTCGACGACGGGATGACCCTGGCGGCCGCGGAGCGGATCGTCCGGCTGGAGGACGAGCTGGCCGCGTCGCGCGCCGAGAACGCGGATCTGCGGCGCAGGCTGGGCGAGCAGACCGAGTCCACGGAGACCGAACGGGAGGATTGA
- a CDS encoding STAS domain-containing protein, with translation MAPPSDRPRTEPAPAHAMTVSAEHRGRDVVLTATGELDIATLPKLRGLIRLALVDRPRLLVLDLSELRFISSSGLGLLAGTHREAAPAELRVVAGTAVRRVMAFTDLLEFLNVYSTMEEALTDAG, from the coding sequence ATGGCACCACCCAGCGACCGCCCGCGGACGGAACCCGCGCCTGCGCACGCCATGACGGTTTCGGCCGAGCACCGGGGACGGGACGTCGTGCTCACCGCGACGGGCGAACTGGACATCGCGACGCTGCCCAAGCTGCGCGGGCTGATCCGGCTCGCGCTCGTGGATCGGCCGCGCCTGCTGGTGCTGGACCTGTCGGAACTGCGGTTCATCAGCTCCAGCGGGCTGGGCCTGCTGGCGGGCACGCACCGCGAGGCAGCGCCCGCGGAGTTGCGGGTGGTGGCGGGAACGGCGGTGCGGCGGGTCATGGCGTTCACGGACCTGCTGGAGTTCCTGAACGTCTACAGCACGATGGAGGAGGCGCTCACGGACGCGGGTTGA
- a CDS encoding helix-turn-helix domain-containing protein, whose amino-acid sequence MSLPVAAVVGLLEAAEQDTDVTPLLDGLDAADAERITSGIRRLRATSDRLRRRGQELAALFSSARELAELRDVDELLARLVERAHDLVGTDVTYLSEFDVGSRELRVRTTLGTVAPSFPGLRVPPGMGLASQVVESRRPCWTARYDAMTQAPHDDRIDETVAAEGLVSLLGVPLLAGDEVIGVLFAANRVEHAFSPEEISLLSAFADHAAVVLQTARLLARANAAAEETRRAYGELARHVEAMERASEVHGDLTALVLQGGDATEVAGALGRALRCRVTLLDTGHLDGGVRAAVEQSRRSGRCVPAGEGTFAVAVVAGPTLLGALLLEQGAVEFGPVEFRTAERAAQITALLSLKQDAMAEAEQRVRGDLLADLLSADADRRAGAAARARARGIRLAALRSLVVVAVPADLRRQAARALRGTGDLIGEHAEHVVVLTAGEDPAAAARTAHAAVSRSLAAPVLAVGTVGGDDLREPVEQAAACVRVLPALGLSDAAVTTDEYLPYTALFGPGEERVAAFVRRVLGPVLDWDAEHAGTLLPTLAAYLDNRMSPVATGRALHVHKNTVLQRLERAGELLGEGWQEPDRLFRLTVAVRLARLAERP is encoded by the coding sequence ATGAGCCTGCCCGTCGCCGCCGTCGTCGGCCTTCTCGAAGCCGCCGAGCAGGACACCGACGTCACGCCGCTGCTGGACGGCCTCGACGCCGCCGACGCCGAGCGGATCACGTCCGGCATCCGGCGCCTGCGCGCGACCTCGGATCGCCTTCGCCGCCGCGGGCAGGAGCTCGCCGCCCTGTTCTCCTCCGCCAGGGAGCTGGCCGAGCTGCGCGACGTTGACGAGCTGCTGGCCCGGCTGGTGGAACGGGCCCACGACCTCGTCGGCACCGACGTCACCTACCTGTCGGAGTTCGACGTCGGCAGCCGGGAGCTGCGGGTGCGCACCACGCTCGGCACGGTCGCGCCGTCGTTCCCCGGGCTCCGCGTGCCGCCGGGGATGGGCCTGGCCAGCCAGGTGGTCGAAAGCCGCCGCCCGTGCTGGACCGCGCGGTACGACGCGATGACCCAGGCGCCGCACGACGACCGCATCGACGAGACCGTCGCCGCGGAGGGCCTGGTCTCGCTGCTCGGGGTCCCGCTGCTGGCCGGGGACGAGGTCATCGGGGTGCTGTTCGCCGCCAACCGCGTCGAGCACGCGTTCTCCCCGGAGGAGATCTCGCTGCTGTCCGCGTTCGCCGACCACGCGGCCGTCGTGCTGCAGACCGCCCGGCTGCTGGCGCGCGCCAACGCCGCCGCCGAGGAAACCCGCCGCGCCTACGGCGAGCTGGCCCGGCACGTGGAGGCGATGGAACGCGCGAGCGAGGTGCACGGCGACCTCACCGCGCTCGTCCTCCAGGGCGGCGACGCGACCGAGGTGGCCGGGGCGCTCGGCCGCGCGCTGCGCTGCCGCGTCACGCTGCTCGACACCGGCCACCTGGACGGCGGCGTGCGGGCGGCCGTCGAGCAGAGCCGGCGCAGTGGGCGGTGCGTCCCGGCGGGCGAGGGGACGTTCGCGGTCGCTGTCGTGGCGGGGCCGACGCTGCTCGGCGCGCTGCTGCTGGAGCAGGGTGCCGTCGAGTTCGGGCCCGTCGAGTTCCGCACCGCCGAGCGCGCCGCGCAGATCACCGCCCTGCTCAGCCTCAAGCAGGACGCCATGGCCGAGGCGGAGCAGCGCGTGCGCGGGGACCTGCTCGCCGACCTGCTCTCGGCCGACGCGGACCGCCGCGCGGGCGCCGCCGCGCGGGCCCGCGCCCGCGGAATCCGGCTGGCGGCCCTGCGCTCGCTCGTGGTCGTCGCGGTCCCGGCCGACCTGCGCCGCCAGGCCGCCCGCGCCCTGCGTGGCACGGGTGACCTGATCGGCGAGCACGCGGAGCACGTCGTCGTCCTGACCGCGGGCGAGGACCCCGCCGCCGCGGCGCGGACCGCGCATGCCGCCGTCTCGCGGTCACTGGCCGCCCCGGTGCTGGCCGTGGGCACCGTCGGCGGGGACGACCTGCGCGAACCCGTGGAACAGGCCGCCGCGTGCGTGCGTGTCCTGCCCGCGCTCGGCCTGTCCGACGCGGCCGTGACCACCGACGAGTACCTGCCCTACACGGCGCTGTTCGGGCCCGGCGAGGAGCGCGTCGCCGCGTTCGTGCGCCGGGTCCTCGGACCGGTCCTGGACTGGGACGCCGAGCACGCCGGCACCCTGCTGCCCACCCTCGCCGCCTACCTGGACAACCGGATGAGCCCGGTCGCCACCGGCCGCGCCCTGCACGTCCACAAGAACACCGTGCTGCAGCGGCTGGAACGCGCCGGCGAGCTGCTGGGGGAGGGCTGGCAGGAGCCCGACCGGCTCTTCCGGCTCACCGTCGCCGTCCGGCTCGCCCGCCTTGCTGAACGCCCATAG
- a CDS encoding hydroxymethylglutaryl-CoA reductase, degradative gives MLNAHSQTARNGRSVHSRCPDAELASWVVTQPHGSGRGAMARTSRIQGLRDLPVEARRKSIAEAAGLDPARIAAFDPARGLDAGAADHMIENVVGILGVPLGVATNFVVNGADVLVPMATEEASVVAAASNAAKIARVHGGFRTSSTAPIMQAQVQIVGVSDPEAGRVRLLEARDELIELANAQDEKLVEFGGGVRDVAVRLVHSRAGTYVVAHLQVDVRDAMGANAVNTMAEAVAARAGEIAGGRPLLRILTNKADLRLSRARAVFDAETLGGPAVVDDIVHAAALAEADPYRAATHNKGIMNGISAVVLATGNDTRAVEAGAHSHAVADSGRYTSLSRFEKDADGNVVGTLELPMPVGLVGGATRVHPVAQAAVALLGVRTAAELAEIITAVGLAQNFAAVRALATEGIQRGHMSLHARNIATTVGATPAEVPAVVARLVADRKVRADHAEKILAELRAKSRS, from the coding sequence TTGCTGAACGCCCATAGCCAGACCGCACGGAATGGACGCTCGGTCCATTCCCGCTGTCCGGACGCGGAGCTAGCGTCCTGGGTCGTCACGCAGCCACACGGAAGTGGAAGGGGCGCTATGGCGCGCACCAGTCGTATCCAGGGACTTCGGGACCTCCCCGTCGAGGCCCGGCGCAAGTCGATCGCCGAGGCGGCCGGGCTCGACCCGGCCCGGATCGCGGCGTTCGACCCCGCGCGGGGGCTCGACGCGGGCGCGGCCGACCACATGATCGAGAACGTCGTCGGCATCCTCGGCGTGCCGCTCGGGGTGGCGACGAACTTCGTGGTCAACGGCGCCGACGTGCTGGTGCCGATGGCCACCGAGGAGGCCTCGGTGGTCGCCGCCGCGAGCAACGCCGCCAAGATCGCGCGCGTGCACGGCGGGTTCCGCACCTCCTCGACCGCGCCGATCATGCAGGCGCAGGTGCAGATCGTCGGCGTCAGCGACCCCGAGGCCGGCCGCGTCCGCCTGCTGGAGGCCCGCGACGAGCTGATCGAACTGGCCAACGCCCAGGACGAGAAGCTCGTCGAGTTCGGCGGCGGCGTCCGGGACGTCGCGGTGCGGCTGGTGCACTCCCGCGCCGGCACCTACGTGGTGGCGCACCTGCAGGTCGACGTCCGCGACGCGATGGGCGCCAACGCCGTGAACACCATGGCCGAGGCGGTCGCCGCACGCGCCGGGGAGATCGCCGGCGGCCGTCCGCTGCTGCGGATCCTGACCAACAAGGCCGATCTGCGGCTGTCCCGGGCCCGCGCGGTGTTCGACGCCGAAACCCTCGGTGGGCCCGCGGTGGTGGACGACATCGTGCACGCCGCCGCGCTCGCGGAGGCCGATCCCTACCGCGCCGCGACCCACAACAAGGGCATCATGAACGGCATCAGCGCGGTCGTGCTCGCCACCGGCAACGACACCCGCGCGGTGGAGGCGGGCGCCCACTCGCACGCGGTAGCCGATTCCGGGCGGTACACCTCGTTGTCCCGCTTCGAAAAGGACGCCGACGGCAACGTGGTCGGCACGCTGGAACTGCCGATGCCGGTCGGGCTCGTCGGCGGCGCCACCCGGGTGCACCCGGTGGCGCAGGCCGCGGTCGCCCTGCTCGGCGTGCGGACCGCCGCCGAGCTGGCGGAGATCATCACCGCGGTCGGGCTCGCGCAGAACTTCGCCGCGGTGCGGGCGCTGGCCACCGAGGGCATCCAGCGCGGGCACATGTCGCTGCACGCCCGCAACATCGCCACCACCGTCGGCGCCACCCCCGCGGAGGTGCCCGCGGTCGTCGCGCGGCTGGTCGCCGACCGCAAGGTCCGCGCCGACCACGCCGAGAAGATCCTCGCCGAGCTGCGGGCGAAGAGCAGGTCATGA